The Flavobacterium sp. 123 genome contains a region encoding:
- a CDS encoding Dabb family protein has protein sequence MIHHIVMWKLKDVAEGKSKAENAIILKERLEGLKKDIPEIVEIRVGINIESEYSNFDAVLHSYFNSFEALEKYQNHPIHNVVAEWIGKIRDLRYCVDYEF, from the coding sequence ATGATTCATCATATAGTAATGTGGAAATTAAAGGATGTTGCAGAAGGCAAAAGCAAAGCCGAAAATGCAATTATTCTAAAAGAAAGACTTGAAGGTTTAAAAAAAGATATTCCCGAAATAGTTGAAATCCGCGTAGGAATAAATATTGAAAGTGAATATTCAAACTTTGATGCGGTGCTACATTCGTACTTCAATTCGTTTGAAGCATTAGAAAAATATCAAAATCATCCCATACATAATGTTGTTGCGGAATGGATTGGTAAAATTAGAGATTTGAGATATTGTGTGGATTATGAATTTTAA
- a CDS encoding bifunctional 2-polyprenyl-6-hydroxyphenol methylase/3-demethylubiquinol 3-O-methyltransferase UbiG: MSEEQNPVILNQQEPTENWFASWFDTPYYHILYKERNYREAQIFMDNLTHYLNLPEKAKVLDLACGKGRHSIYLNQLGFNVIGADLSENSIAEASKNSNETLHFQVHDMRETFEDKFDAIFNLFTSFGYFENDEDNLTTLKAIKESLTEYGFAVIDFMNVNQVIDTLVPEEIKTVDGIDFHIKRYVEDGHIYKEIDFEDKGHKFHFTEKVKALTLKDFELMMEEAGIFLLDVFGDYKLKKFHKADSERLIMIFK, encoded by the coding sequence ATGTCTGAAGAACAAAATCCAGTAATCCTAAACCAACAAGAACCAACTGAAAATTGGTTTGCTTCTTGGTTCGACACACCGTATTACCACATTCTATATAAAGAGCGAAACTATAGAGAAGCCCAGATTTTTATGGATAATCTAACCCATTATCTGAATCTTCCTGAAAAAGCAAAAGTACTTGATTTAGCTTGCGGAAAAGGGCGACATTCTATCTATTTAAACCAATTAGGATTTAATGTAATTGGTGCTGATTTATCCGAAAATAGCATAGCTGAAGCCAGCAAAAACAGTAACGAAACACTTCATTTTCAGGTTCACGATATGCGGGAGACTTTTGAAGATAAATTTGATGCTATTTTTAATTTGTTCACTAGTTTTGGTTATTTTGAAAATGACGAAGACAACTTGACTACTCTAAAAGCCATCAAAGAAAGCTTAACTGAATATGGATTTGCAGTAATTGACTTTATGAATGTCAATCAAGTTATTGATACTTTAGTCCCTGAAGAAATCAAAACAGTTGATGGAATAGACTTTCATATCAAGCGTTATGTCGAAGACGGTCATATTTATAAAGAAATTGACTTTGAAGACAAAGGTCATAAATTTCATTTCACTGAAAAAGTAAAAGCCTTAACACTCAAAGACTTCGAACTAATGATGGAAGAAGCTGGGATTTTCTTACTAGATGTTTTTGGTGATTATAAATTAAAAAAATTCCATAAAGCTGATAGCGAACGATTAATAATGATTTTCAAATAA
- a CDS encoding DUF6095 family protein, translating into MATNKELLAKGVKYLSGALPLLFIGPAIIHNAFMNKQNVWHYLVLGIGILTCIAAVYFMYLGLKTIMKSLFND; encoded by the coding sequence ATGGCAACTAATAAAGAGCTATTAGCCAAAGGCGTTAAATATTTATCTGGTGCATTGCCATTACTATTTATTGGTCCAGCAATAATTCATAATGCATTTATGAATAAACAAAACGTATGGCATTATCTGGTATTAGGAATAGGAATCCTAACGTGTATTGCAGCTGTTTATTTTATGTATTTAGGATTAAAAACAATTATGAAAAGCTTATTTAACGACTAA
- a CDS encoding ZIP family metal transporter: MNYLLPLLSVILGYIFALVIKPKDKTNLKLLLAFSGSFLLSITVIHLLPEVYETSNHSIGIFIMLGILFQIILEFFSKGAEHGHVHGQKKMLHIPWLLFISLCIHAFLEGFPVSHHHDLAIGIAIHHFPIAIILTTFFVNATLNKKAIFLFMATFALMTPLGTIASNYLPILNDYYPEITAIVIGILFHISSTIIFETTEGHKFNIAKVSMIIFGIALAYFI; encoded by the coding sequence ATGAATTACCTTTTACCTTTACTTTCCGTAATTTTAGGCTATATTTTTGCTTTGGTTATCAAACCAAAAGACAAAACTAACCTTAAATTATTACTAGCGTTTAGTGGTTCTTTTTTACTATCTATAACTGTAATTCACTTATTACCTGAAGTATACGAAACGAGTAACCACAGTATAGGAATATTTATTATGCTTGGTATTTTATTCCAAATCATCTTAGAATTTTTCTCAAAAGGAGCGGAACATGGTCATGTACACGGTCAGAAAAAAATGCTTCATATTCCTTGGCTTTTATTCATAAGCCTTTGCATACATGCCTTTCTAGAAGGGTTTCCTGTAAGTCACCATCATGATTTAGCCATTGGGATAGCCATTCATCATTTTCCTATTGCCATTATTCTGACCACTTTTTTTGTCAACGCAACGCTCAATAAAAAAGCAATATTTTTGTTCATGGCAACCTTTGCTTTAATGACACCACTTGGAACTATCGCTTCTAATTATTTGCCTATATTGAATGACTATTATCCTGAAATAACAGCCATAGTAATTGGAATATTATTCCACATTTCATCCACTATTATTTTTGAAACTACTGAAGGACATAAATTCAATATCGCTAAAGTTTCTATGATTATTTTTGGAATTGCTTTGGCTTATTTTATTTAA
- the murQ gene encoding N-acetylmuramic acid 6-phosphate etherase, whose product MTFTKTTEQSSKYEHLEKMSVQELLSNINQEDKTVPLAVEKALPEIESLVDAVVAKMKLGGRLFYIGAGTSGRLGVVDASECPPTFGVPFDLVNGIIAGGDKAIRRAVENAEDNRTQAWIDLQEHGIAENDVVIGIAASGTTPYVIGGLEACNENNITTGSISCNAGSPISKTAKFPIDVVVGPEFVTGSSRMKAGTAQKLVLNMISTATMIQLGKVKGNKMVDMQLSNSKLVDRGVKMIMGEIPVSYDEASDLLKKYGSVRKAVANFKS is encoded by the coding sequence ATGACTTTTACTAAAACTACCGAACAATCCTCAAAATATGAACATTTAGAAAAAATGTCCGTTCAGGAATTACTTTCTAATATCAATCAGGAAGACAAAACCGTACCACTTGCCGTAGAAAAAGCTTTGCCAGAAATAGAATCTCTAGTTGATGCTGTTGTTGCAAAAATGAAATTGGGTGGACGTTTATTCTATATTGGAGCAGGAACTTCGGGACGTTTAGGTGTCGTTGATGCTTCAGAATGTCCTCCTACTTTTGGCGTTCCTTTTGATTTAGTAAACGGAATCATAGCTGGTGGAGACAAAGCGATTCGTAGAGCTGTAGAAAATGCAGAAGATAACAGAACGCAGGCTTGGATTGATTTACAAGAACATGGGATTGCTGAAAATGATGTTGTTATAGGAATTGCCGCATCAGGAACAACACCTTATGTAATTGGTGGCTTAGAAGCATGTAACGAAAATAATATTACCACAGGAAGTATTTCTTGTAATGCAGGAAGTCCAATTTCTAAAACAGCAAAATTTCCAATTGATGTTGTGGTTGGCCCTGAATTTGTAACAGGAAGTTCCCGAATGAAAGCTGGAACTGCGCAGAAATTAGTTCTTAATATGATTTCAACTGCGACCATGATTCAACTTGGAAAAGTCAAAGGAAACAAAATGGTTGATATGCAGTTAAGCAACAGCAAACTTGTAGATCGTGGAGTAAAAATGATTATGGGAGAAATTCCTGTTTCCTATGACGAAGCTTCTGATTTATTAAAAAAATACGGTAGCGTCAGAAAAGCTGTTGCTAATTTTAAAAGCTAA
- a CDS encoding pentapeptide repeat-containing protein produces the protein MESLLHVQKTFEKVNYIDKKISNREFEDCVFKNCDFSNSNFSNNTFMDCEFIDCNLSMTELSNTSLKTVHFRNCKLLGIQFNTCADFMFAVSFQECVLDYSSFANKKMPKTKFNSCSLKDVSFIGTNLMNSVFENCNLDNAIFNETQLAGVNFTTAYNYKIDPEFNPMKKAKFSAQGIAGLLDKYDIKIE, from the coding sequence ATGGAAAGTTTACTTCACGTTCAAAAAACTTTTGAAAAAGTCAATTATATCGATAAGAAAATAAGCAATCGTGAATTTGAAGATTGTGTTTTCAAAAACTGTGATTTTTCGAATAGTAATTTTTCTAATAATACCTTTATGGATTGCGAGTTCATTGATTGTAATTTATCAATGACTGAATTATCTAATACAAGTTTAAAAACGGTGCATTTTAGAAATTGTAAATTATTAGGCATACAGTTTAACACCTGTGCTGATTTTATGTTTGCCGTTTCATTTCAAGAATGTGTGTTGGATTATAGTTCTTTTGCCAATAAGAAAATGCCGAAAACCAAATTTAATTCTTGTTCCTTGAAAGACGTTAGTTTTATTGGGACGAATTTAATGAATTCTGTTTTTGAAAATTGCAATCTAGACAATGCTATTTTTAACGAGACACAACTTGCTGGAGTGAATTTTACAACAGCGTACAATTATAAAATTGATCCTGAATTCAACCCGATGAAGAAAGCTAAGTTTTCTGCTCAAGGGATTGCGGGACTTTTGGACAAATATGATATAAAAATCGAATAA